One Ignavibacterium album JCM 16511 genomic region harbors:
- a CDS encoding GumC family protein, whose protein sequence is MEQNKNNEEYIPLRFSNKNVPKREKTLVEIFQIIAKNKKILFATVGVLLIAALIYSFTATPIYEASATLKKEGNPNDRRLGSGTDISTLLSLQSTDEIETELELIKTFKVASEVAKELDLYVNVKEIKWNSNDKNYEINKTFVEMNDPSFIGKNSRKFRIPEKFKIKFERAEDLLLGDFSIVKKSNDKYELIDLLSGNKISESTIEKPKYDGFSPLDTIPGFTIKRDTSVVYIIPMNDKVNIEFSWNGAPVKSEFIFTVNDINQTAIGVSKSIKVSRVGKTNIFNLGYSSSSAYAAALITNTVVDKYREARMDQKKQTIRYSYNTVDKQLVEVQEKLQEAEKILSDFKSSGQIMSIDASSQEIVGFLSRLEAEKVSTDLLLSDYKNKVADLQTQLSQKGFFDQSYLNPRGEGEGMSPFAELMRQLSNLELQRIELLQKRTENHPDVKAVDEQINSVKQKLSSFNENTITAYQIMIGTLEKKLLKINDMMSKYEAKLQSLPAQENKLAQILRQKATYEKIFTILLDQREAMRVAELSSPQDISIVDEAKIPTDPSWPKKSFIVLISLVLGSFLGILLIFTIELKKTKYVNLDELEEEFKIPILSLIPRLPKEIVKVVDNNPEHKVALLTVQDDGLRETYRVLKTKLFQNLNPETKLLMVTSCEEDSGKTTVVANLAASLAQEGKRVLLIDCDLRKGDLSGLFGLGKETKGLLDYLLNDSPPKIYTRASKNIDIIPSGGLSSDSGTLLDSARMRLLFRSLDTTQYDLIIVDTPPVTRVVDPLVLSHSLHNAIVVVRPEHSLLETVRWGISELLNAKINVKGLVINAADIENSYYYKHRYGYGYGYGSKNGNGKAKDAKKIKPEFQLKFKDQITHKN, encoded by the coding sequence ATGGAACAGAATAAAAATAACGAAGAATATATACCTCTCAGATTCAGTAATAAAAATGTACCCAAGAGAGAGAAAACACTTGTTGAAATATTTCAGATCATAGCTAAGAACAAAAAAATATTATTTGCTACAGTTGGGGTTCTCTTAATCGCTGCTCTTATTTATAGCTTTACTGCTACACCTATTTACGAAGCAAGCGCAACTTTAAAGAAGGAAGGAAATCCAAACGACAGAAGATTGGGTTCAGGAACAGATATTTCAACTCTTTTAAGCTTGCAATCTACAGATGAAATAGAAACAGAACTCGAACTAATAAAAACATTTAAAGTTGCATCAGAAGTAGCTAAAGAATTAGACCTTTATGTTAATGTCAAAGAAATTAAATGGAACAGTAATGATAAGAATTATGAAATAAACAAAACCTTTGTTGAAATGAATGACCCGTCATTCATTGGAAAGAATTCCAGAAAATTCAGGATTCCGGAAAAATTTAAAATCAAATTTGAAAGAGCTGAAGATCTTCTGTTAGGTGACTTTTCGATTGTAAAAAAGAGCAATGACAAATACGAACTTATTGATTTACTCAGCGGCAATAAAATCTCCGAAAGCACAATTGAGAAACCTAAATATGATGGCTTTTCGCCTCTCGACACAATTCCGGGCTTCACGATTAAGCGCGACACATCTGTGGTCTATATAATTCCTATGAATGACAAGGTTAATATAGAATTCAGTTGGAACGGAGCTCCGGTCAAAAGTGAATTTATATTTACTGTTAATGATATTAATCAGACTGCAATCGGAGTATCAAAAAGTATTAAAGTCTCCAGAGTTGGTAAAACCAATATTTTCAATCTGGGATATTCATCAAGTTCTGCTTATGCTGCAGCTCTAATCACCAATACCGTAGTGGATAAGTACCGCGAAGCACGAATGGATCAGAAAAAGCAAACCATTCGCTATTCTTACAACACAGTAGATAAACAATTAGTTGAAGTTCAGGAAAAATTACAGGAAGCAGAAAAAATTCTGAGTGACTTCAAATCAAGTGGTCAGATAATGTCTATAGATGCAAGTTCTCAGGAAATTGTTGGATTCTTAAGCCGTTTAGAAGCCGAAAAAGTATCAACTGATTTACTGTTAAGTGATTACAAAAATAAAGTAGCCGATTTGCAAACGCAGCTCTCTCAGAAAGGATTTTTCGATCAAAGTTATCTTAACCCCCGTGGTGAAGGTGAAGGGATGTCTCCTTTTGCCGAATTAATGAGACAATTATCTAATCTTGAACTTCAAAGAATCGAGTTATTACAAAAACGAACTGAAAACCACCCTGATGTTAAGGCAGTTGATGAACAAATTAATTCCGTCAAACAAAAACTAAGTAGTTTTAATGAAAATACAATTACAGCTTATCAGATAATGATTGGCACTCTTGAGAAAAAACTTCTAAAGATAAATGACATGATGTCTAAATATGAAGCCAAACTTCAAAGTCTGCCGGCACAGGAAAATAAACTTGCACAAATCTTAAGACAAAAAGCAACCTATGAAAAGATTTTCACAATTCTGCTCGATCAGAGAGAAGCAATGCGTGTAGCTGAACTTTCAAGTCCGCAGGATATTTCGATTGTTGATGAAGCTAAAATTCCCACCGACCCTTCCTGGCCAAAGAAATCTTTTATAGTTCTGATTAGTCTTGTACTTGGTTCTTTTCTTGGAATACTTTTGATTTTTACTATTGAACTTAAAAAAACTAAATATGTAAATCTTGATGAACTTGAAGAAGAATTCAAGATACCTATATTATCATTAATCCCGAGACTTCCAAAAGAGATTGTTAAAGTTGTTGATAATAATCCCGAACATAAAGTTGCTTTACTCACAGTGCAGGATGATGGACTGAGGGAAACATATCGTGTATTAAAAACAAAACTCTTTCAGAATCTTAATCCTGAAACCAAATTATTAATGGTTACAAGCTGCGAAGAAGATTCCGGTAAAACAACTGTTGTGGCAAACCTTGCAGCATCTTTAGCACAGGAAGGTAAAAGAGTTTTGCTTATTGATTGTGATTTAAGAAAAGGTGACCTTTCAGGTTTATTCGGACTTGGTAAAGAAACAAAAGGATTATTGGATTATTTACTTAATGATAGTCCACCTAAAATTTATACTCGTGCGTCGAAGAATATTGACATAATTCCTTCAGGTGGACTGAGCTCCGACTCCGGCACATTGCTTGATTCCGCCAGAATGAGATTACTCTTCAGGTCACTTGATACAACTCAGTATGATTTAATAATTGTTGATACACCACCTGTTACCAGAGTTGTAGATCCTTTGGTTCTTTCTCATTCACTGCACAATGCAATCGTTGTAGTTAGACCCGAACATTCTCTTCTGGAAACAGTACGCTGGGGAATTTCAGAATTGCTTAATGCTAAAATTAATGTTAAAGGACTGGTGATTAATGCCGCTGATATTGAAAATTCATATTACTATAAGCATCGCTACGGCTACGGCTACGGATATGGAAGTAAAAATGGAAACGGCAAAGCAAAAGATGCAAAAAAAATAAAACCGGAATTTCAACTGAAGTTTAAGGATCAGATTACTCATAAAAATTAA
- a CDS encoding lipid II:glycine glycyltransferase FemX, translating into MRILNLEQLNDNLLSNSTIKIINPSEIADWNNEILRLNNYSFFHSGEWALVLSDTYKYKPVYFCLFKNNILSSVVPAMEIKSTLTGKRLVSLPFSDFCEPLFGSIDESEIIKENIFNYCESNKLKFMEFRTSETKFPFETENFRTDLRHILNLIPDENELKKNLSENTKRNIKSALKEGLIVKEENSDQAIKNFYKLQCITRKKHGLPPQPESFFQNIYKYILSQNKGTMFFAYINNMPVASLMFFTFGKKVLYKFGASLNQNLPKGANHLLMWEAIKKYSILGFKEFDFGRTEINHEGLRRFKLGFGAEERIIYTTRFDIRTKSFISPETRTTGIHNKIFEKLPVSVLKIIGNKFYKYLG; encoded by the coding sequence GTGAGAATATTAAACTTAGAACAACTGAATGATAATCTATTGTCCAATTCTACTATTAAAATTATTAACCCTTCGGAAATTGCTGACTGGAATAATGAAATTCTGAGACTAAATAATTATTCCTTTTTTCATTCAGGCGAATGGGCTTTGGTACTATCGGATACATACAAATATAAACCGGTCTACTTTTGCCTGTTTAAGAATAATATCCTATCCTCTGTTGTGCCGGCTATGGAGATAAAGAGTACACTCACTGGCAAACGACTGGTCTCACTTCCCTTCAGCGATTTCTGTGAACCGCTGTTTGGTTCAATTGATGAATCTGAAATAATCAAAGAAAATATTTTTAATTACTGCGAAAGCAATAAACTGAAATTTATGGAGTTTCGTACTTCAGAAACTAAATTTCCTTTTGAAACAGAAAATTTCAGAACTGATTTGCGGCATATACTAAATCTTATTCCAGACGAAAATGAACTAAAGAAAAATTTATCGGAGAATACAAAAAGAAATATTAAAAGTGCCTTAAAGGAAGGTCTGATTGTAAAAGAAGAAAATTCAGATCAGGCAATAAAAAATTTTTATAAACTACAATGCATTACAAGAAAAAAACACGGCTTGCCTCCGCAACCGGAATCATTCTTTCAAAATATTTATAAATACATTCTGTCGCAGAATAAAGGCACTATGTTTTTTGCTTACATTAATAATATGCCGGTTGCTTCTCTGATGTTTTTCACTTTCGGTAAAAAAGTTTTATATAAATTCGGAGCATCTTTAAATCAGAACTTACCAAAAGGAGCAAATCATCTGCTGATGTGGGAAGCTATTAAAAAGTATTCCATTCTTGGATTCAAAGAATTTGATTTTGGGAGAACTGAAATAAATCATGAAGGTTTGCGAAGGTTCAAACTTGGTTTTGGTGCAGAAGAAAGAATAATTTATACTACACGATTCGATATCAGAACAAAGTCTTTCATTTCGCCTGAAACTAGGACAACCGGTATACATAATAAAATTTTTGAAAAACTTCCCGTATCTGTTCTGAAGATTATCGGAAATAAATTTTATAAGTACCTTGGTTAA
- a CDS encoding GNAT family N-acetyltransferase: MDFEITEYLNDRRIIDFLLKDNRATIYHHPAWLKAIQNSFKYKAKYLVGKDSNNHISGLLPFIEFNNKISPKKIISFPMSNYCDPLFSDHKLPEAIEFLKNNYPTFQTIDLRTSKKFDKVLPQFSFTEEYVTHILKLRDTLDETFNSFHPTSVRASIRRAEKNNLEIKWGNSPADLNIFYHLEFKLRKRLLLPPIPYHFFKNIWTELIKENLISLPIVYKNGFPVAAGFILNFKDTYYLEYTASDKNYINLYPNHKLFYEVIKKAHLTGAKKVDFGRTSNDNQSLITFKEKWAAEKFPLYHHVYPGKANNEKNKDSLRKYLMKINYYLPDFVLELEGKFIYRLFL; encoded by the coding sequence ATGGATTTTGAGATAACTGAATATCTTAATGATAGAAGGATAATTGACTTTTTACTGAAGGATAATAGAGCAACAATATATCATCATCCTGCCTGGCTAAAAGCAATTCAAAATTCATTTAAATATAAAGCTAAATATCTTGTTGGGAAAGATTCAAATAATCATATATCAGGATTACTTCCGTTTATTGAGTTCAATAATAAAATCTCCCCCAAAAAAATTATTTCTTTTCCGATGTCAAATTATTGTGACCCTTTGTTTTCGGATCATAAATTGCCGGAAGCAATAGAATTTTTGAAGAATAATTACCCAACATTTCAAACTATTGATTTAAGAACATCAAAAAAATTTGATAAAGTTTTACCACAGTTTTCATTTACAGAGGAATATGTAACTCACATACTTAAACTTAGAGATACATTGGATGAGACTTTCAATTCATTTCACCCCACCAGTGTGCGAGCTTCAATCCGAAGAGCAGAAAAAAATAATCTTGAAATAAAATGGGGAAATTCCCCTGCTGATTTGAATATCTTTTATCATCTTGAATTCAAACTTAGAAAAAGACTTTTATTACCACCTATTCCTTACCATTTTTTTAAGAATATTTGGACCGAATTAATTAAAGAAAATTTAATTTCGCTGCCGATAGTTTATAAAAATGGATTCCCAGTTGCCGCCGGCTTCATACTAAACTTTAAAGATACTTATTATCTTGAGTACACAGCTTCTGATAAAAATTATATCAATTTATATCCTAACCATAAATTGTTTTATGAAGTTATTAAAAAAGCACATTTAACCGGAGCTAAAAAAGTTGACTTTGGCAGAACTTCCAATGATAACCAGTCTTTAATTACTTTTAAAGAGAAATGGGCTGCTGAAAAATTTCCTCTTTACCATCATGTTTACCCGGGAAAAGCGAATAATGAAAAAAACAAGGATTCATTAAGAAAATATCTGATGAAAATAAATTATTATTTACCGGATTTTGTTCTCGAACTGGAGGGAAAATTCATATACAGACTTTTTCTGTAA
- a CDS encoding Gfo/Idh/MocA family oxidoreductase — MKNFAITGVGGYIAPRHLQAIKDTGNRLVAAIDPNDSVGIIDRYFPNASFFTEFERFDRHLEKLRRTNSPDKVDYISICSPNNLHDAHIRLALRVGADAICEKPLVLNPWNLDALEELEQESGKRVFTILQLRVHPSLVKLKNEIDEVIKINSRIKFNVDLNYITARGIWYDYSWKGIKEKSGGVATNIGVHFFDLLIWLFGKPVHSKVIESKLRSVKGELELEHANVKWFLSINFNDLPDEIKKINDNNPDKQVTTYRSIKIDNKEIEFTEGFTNLHTVVYQETLAGRGFGIIDARPAIELVYKIRNEINF; from the coding sequence ATGAAAAATTTTGCAATCACGGGAGTGGGTGGATATATAGCTCCAAGACATTTGCAGGCAATAAAAGATACGGGCAATAGATTAGTAGCTGCAATTGACCCAAATGATAGCGTTGGGATAATTGACCGGTATTTTCCAAATGCAAGCTTCTTTACTGAATTTGAGAGATTCGACAGGCATCTTGAAAAACTCAGAAGAACAAATTCACCCGACAAGGTAGATTATATCTCTATTTGTTCACCAAACAATTTACACGATGCACACATAAGACTTGCGTTAAGAGTTGGCGCAGACGCAATCTGTGAAAAACCTTTGGTTCTTAATCCCTGGAATCTGGATGCGCTCGAAGAACTTGAACAGGAATCGGGCAAAAGAGTATTTACGATATTACAATTAAGAGTTCATCCCTCTCTTGTAAAACTGAAAAATGAAATTGATGAAGTAATAAAAATTAATAGCAGAATAAAATTTAATGTTGATCTCAATTACATTACTGCAAGAGGAATCTGGTACGACTATTCCTGGAAAGGTATTAAAGAAAAATCAGGGGGAGTAGCTACAAATATTGGCGTACATTTCTTTGATCTACTCATTTGGTTATTCGGTAAACCTGTTCATAGCAAAGTAATTGAATCCAAACTAAGGTCAGTAAAAGGAGAACTGGAGCTTGAACATGCAAATGTAAAATGGTTTCTTTCAATCAATTTTAACGATCTGCCTGATGAAATAAAGAAAATTAATGATAATAATCCTGATAAGCAGGTTACAACTTATCGTTCAATAAAAATAGATAATAAAGAAATTGAATTCACAGAAGGTTTTACTAATTTACACACTGTAGTTTATCAGGAAACTTTAGCTGGACGAGGTTTTGGGATTATTGATGCAAGACCTGCAATCGAACTTGTTTACAAAATTAGAAATGAAATTAATTTCTAA
- a CDS encoding acyltransferase, which translates to MESNNKNYYINQYAVVDDNVEIGEGTKIWHFSHVQSGAKIGKYCVLGQNVNVGNNVVIGNYCKIQNNVSVYEGVTLEDYVFCGPSMVFTNVRDPRSKYPQVGSKFYIKTLVKEGASLGANCTIVCGITIGRYAFIGAGAVVTKDVPDFALVVGNPAKLVGWVSEAGKKLKFDNNGFAFCEKSNKKYKLENNFVIEV; encoded by the coding sequence ATGGAATCAAACAATAAAAACTATTACATAAACCAATACGCCGTTGTCGATGACAATGTGGAAATTGGTGAGGGCACTAAAATCTGGCACTTTTCTCATGTTCAAAGCGGCGCAAAAATTGGCAAGTACTGTGTACTAGGACAAAATGTAAATGTTGGAAATAATGTTGTTATAGGTAATTACTGCAAAATTCAGAATAATGTTTCTGTTTATGAAGGAGTAACCCTTGAGGACTATGTTTTCTGTGGACCTTCAATGGTATTTACAAATGTTCGTGATCCGAGAAGCAAATATCCTCAGGTGGGATCAAAATTCTACATTAAAACTCTTGTTAAAGAAGGAGCTTCGCTTGGAGCTAATTGCACAATTGTATGTGGAATTACAATTGGCAGATATGCTTTTATTGGTGCAGGGGCTGTAGTTACAAAGGATGTTCCTGATTTTGCATTAGTTGTTGGTAATCCGGCTAAATTAGTCGGATGGGTAAGTGAAGCAGGTAAAAAACTAAAATTTGATAATAATGGTTTCGCTTTTTGTGAGAAAAGTAATAAAAAATACAAACTTGAAAATAATTTTGTAATTGAAGTTTAA
- a CDS encoding glycosyltransferase family 4 protein gives MIAQSTYDYDARIIRYCRALKEEGIETDVICFKYFNQKKFENVDGVNVYRVIDFNNKDSILRYIVFSFRFLIKAFFKTISLHKKNNYSVIHVHNMPDYLVFAALYPKIKKVPVLLDIHDLTVELFKEKWSYRKFKLFKPILIFTERISCNFAEHIITVTNECIENLVKRGIKKEKISLIMNAPDDNLFTYDDLRFRKNGSDKTFRILYHGTLAKRFGLHYVVEALKIVNDSYTNVEFHIYGNTESEYVDELKSLAKKIKISDKIFFNQSVHYNKVNDLIKNFDLGIVTYEPTEYMHLAFPTKAGEYALTGLPIIITKLESIKTIFSNESVIYIEMPDPRLIAEHLKEIISNSNKRKQLSLNARNDIEKVSWSKMKQKYLLLISSLIKS, from the coding sequence ATGATTGCGCAATCAACCTATGATTACGATGCGCGCATCATTCGTTACTGCAGAGCATTAAAAGAAGAAGGAATTGAAACAGATGTCATTTGCTTTAAATATTTTAATCAAAAAAAGTTTGAAAATGTTGATGGTGTTAATGTTTACAGAGTAATTGATTTCAATAATAAGGACTCTATACTCCGCTATATAGTATTTTCATTCAGGTTTTTAATCAAAGCGTTCTTCAAAACTATCTCACTTCATAAAAAGAATAATTATTCGGTTATTCATGTACATAATATGCCTGACTATTTGGTGTTTGCGGCTCTTTATCCAAAAATAAAAAAAGTACCGGTATTACTAGATATTCACGATTTAACAGTGGAACTATTTAAAGAAAAATGGTCTTATAGAAAATTTAAATTATTTAAACCAATTTTAATTTTCACAGAAAGAATATCCTGCAATTTTGCTGAACATATAATTACTGTAACAAATGAATGTATAGAAAATTTGGTGAAAAGAGGAATTAAGAAAGAAAAAATTTCATTAATCATGAATGCGCCCGACGATAATTTATTCACTTACGATGATTTACGCTTTAGAAAAAACGGCAGCGATAAAACCTTCCGAATTTTATATCACGGCACACTTGCAAAAAGATTTGGACTCCATTATGTTGTTGAGGCATTAAAGATTGTAAATGATTCTTATACAAATGTTGAATTTCATATTTATGGGAATACGGAATCTGAATATGTGGATGAATTGAAGAGTTTAGCTAAAAAAATAAAAATATCTGATAAAATATTCTTTAATCAATCTGTGCATTATAACAAAGTTAATGATTTAATAAAAAATTTTGACCTGGGTATTGTAACTTACGAACCAACTGAATATATGCATTTGGCATTTCCGACAAAAGCGGGAGAATATGCTCTTACCGGCTTACCGATTATCATTACGAAACTGGAATCAATCAAAACAATTTTTAGCAATGAGAGTGTTATATACATTGAAATGCCTGACCCAAGGTTGATTGCTGAACATTTGAAAGAAATAATCTCTAATTCCAATAAAAGAAAACAATTGTCACTAAATGCCAGAAATGATATAGAGAAAGTCAGTTGGTCAAAAATGAAACAAAA